A region from the Elusimicrobiaceae bacterium genome encodes:
- the gmk gene encoding guanylate kinase: MKPFPIIISSPSGGGKTTVVERLLKKDKTLSRVVTATTRAPRTGEKNGKDYHFWTEKQFLTAVEKGQMLEWAKVHVNYYGIPKKSVDGLVKQGLCPVLVIDVQGAKTVSAKYPQAVKIFILPPSLEVLKERIASRKDNTQNVEVRLKTAKKELKEIAHYDYVVLNDDLKKAVADTFAIIKAEQLKTVRNLKDLKQSKVI; this comes from the coding sequence ATGAAGCCTTTTCCCATTATTATTTCATCTCCTTCCGGTGGCGGTAAGACTACTGTGGTGGAGCGTTTGTTAAAAAAAGACAAGACGCTTTCTCGCGTTGTGACGGCTACGACGCGTGCTCCGCGTACGGGAGAAAAAAATGGAAAAGACTACCATTTTTGGACGGAAAAACAATTTCTTACTGCTGTAGAAAAGGGACAGATGTTGGAGTGGGCCAAAGTACATGTAAATTACTATGGTATCCCCAAAAAATCTGTAGACGGACTGGTGAAGCAGGGGCTTTGTCCGGTATTGGTAATAGATGTGCAAGGCGCTAAAACCGTATCGGCTAAGTATCCTCAGGCGGTTAAAATTTTTATTTTACCCCCCAGTTTAGAAGTGTTAAAGGAGCGCATAGCTTCTCGTAAAGATAACACACAGAACGTTGAAGTACGTTTAAAAACGGCTAAAAAAGAGTTAAAAGAGATTGCGCATTATGATTATGTTGTCTTAAATGACGACTTGAAAAAAGCGGTAGCTGATACTTTTGCTATCATTAAAGCGGAACAACTCAAAACCGTTCGAAATTTAAAAGATTTAAAACAATCCAAAGTTATTTAG
- a CDS encoding pyruvate, phosphate dikinase, which translates to MVYAFGGGKADGNGKMKELLGGKGANLAEMAGQLKLPVPPGFTITTEVCTYYWNNKKSYPKTLKADVEANLKKVEKITKKEFGSEKNPLLVSVRSGARASMPGMMETILNIGLTEKTIPGMIAKTGDERFVYDAYRRLIMMYSDVVMEKAAGIEPKDGEGIRKILDGKLGDLKKKLGVTDDTAIPAEELKKLCVEFKKTVKKVLGKEFPDNPNEQLWGAIGAVFASWNGKRAIAYRNIENIPHDWGTAVNVQTMVFGNMGENSATGVAFTRNPGNGDSHFYGEYLINAQGEDVVAGIRTPSPMNKWSSNAHSAHLPTLDKTMPKAYKELDAIQKRLEKHFRDMLDIEFTIENGTLWMLQCRVGKRNGTAAVQMALDMLKERLINKETAVLRVTPAQLGELLLPAIDPKAEANAKPVAKGLPAGPGGACGVIVFNSDDAIKLQSQGKNAILIREETNPEDIEGMRAAAGILTQRGGMTSHAALVARGWGKCCIVGCSELELDTAKKTVKMGGKTYKQGDSITLNGTRGWVYDGALKMLEAGEGNKNLAAFLKLADSIRTMKVRANADTAEDAANARKFGAEGIGLFRIEHMFYGKNSEAPLFILRKMILAGSEEERKAAVKELFPFMKKSIKETIKAMAPYSVTIRLMDPPLHEFVPTLSAKQQELAKALKISMPTFQERAAGLHEVNPMMGHRGIRLGVTYPEITEMQSRAIFEAAAELIKEGVKAVPEVMIPLTCDVNEIVKQKAIIRRVYEEVVAKTKVKKLNYSVGTMIEIPRAAVLAYEVAGEADFFSFGTNDLTQMTFGFSRDDIGSFLPEYLKQGILEADPFQTLDQRGVGMLIQHAVTEGREQKPNLKVGICGEHGGDPESVEFCHREGFSYVSCSAFRVPIARLAAAQAAAKDVLAKKK; encoded by the coding sequence ATGGTGTACGCTTTCGGCGGCGGTAAAGCTGACGGAAACGGTAAAATGAAAGAATTGTTGGGTGGTAAAGGGGCCAACTTAGCCGAAATGGCAGGCCAATTAAAACTCCCCGTCCCTCCCGGATTTACGATTACCACCGAAGTTTGTACCTACTACTGGAATAACAAAAAATCCTATCCCAAAACCTTAAAAGCTGATGTAGAAGCCAACCTCAAAAAAGTTGAAAAAATTACCAAAAAAGAATTCGGTTCCGAAAAAAACCCCCTCTTGGTCTCCGTTCGCTCCGGCGCTCGTGCTTCCATGCCGGGTATGATGGAAACCATTTTGAACATTGGTTTGACCGAAAAAACTATTCCGGGTATGATTGCCAAAACCGGTGATGAACGCTTTGTTTATGATGCATACCGCCGCTTAATTATGATGTACTCCGACGTAGTAATGGAAAAAGCCGCCGGTATTGAGCCCAAAGACGGCGAAGGCATTCGCAAAATTTTAGATGGCAAATTAGGTGACTTGAAAAAGAAACTCGGCGTCACCGATGATACCGCCATTCCGGCCGAAGAACTCAAAAAATTATGCGTAGAATTTAAGAAAACGGTTAAAAAAGTATTGGGCAAAGAATTTCCCGACAATCCGAATGAACAATTGTGGGGTGCCATTGGTGCCGTATTTGCCTCTTGGAACGGTAAACGCGCCATTGCCTATCGCAACATTGAAAACATTCCGCACGATTGGGGTACTGCCGTAAACGTGCAAACGATGGTATTCGGTAATATGGGTGAAAACAGTGCTACCGGCGTAGCCTTTACCCGCAACCCCGGTAATGGTGACAGCCATTTCTACGGAGAATATTTAATCAATGCTCAAGGTGAAGACGTGGTGGCCGGTATCCGCACCCCTTCTCCGATGAACAAATGGTCTTCTAATGCTCACTCTGCCCACTTGCCTACCTTAGACAAGACCATGCCGAAAGCATACAAAGAACTTGATGCTATCCAAAAACGCTTGGAAAAACACTTCCGCGATATGTTGGATATTGAATTTACCATTGAAAACGGCACCTTGTGGATGTTGCAATGCCGCGTAGGCAAGCGCAACGGTACCGCTGCTGTGCAAATGGCCTTAGACATGCTTAAAGAACGCCTTATCAATAAAGAAACGGCTGTTTTGCGTGTGACGCCGGCTCAATTGGGCGAATTGTTGCTCCCTGCCATTGATCCTAAAGCCGAAGCCAATGCCAAACCGGTGGCCAAAGGTTTGCCGGCCGGCCCTGGTGGTGCTTGCGGTGTAATCGTTTTCAATTCTGACGATGCCATTAAATTGCAATCTCAAGGCAAAAATGCCATTTTAATCCGCGAAGAAACCAACCCTGAAGATATTGAAGGTATGCGCGCTGCTGCCGGTATTTTGACCCAACGCGGCGGTATGACCTCTCACGCTGCCTTAGTGGCTCGCGGCTGGGGTAAATGCTGTATCGTAGGTTGCAGCGAATTAGAATTAGATACTGCTAAGAAAACCGTTAAGATGGGTGGTAAGACCTATAAACAAGGTGATAGCATTACCTTAAATGGTACCCGCGGTTGGGTATATGACGGTGCTTTGAAAATGTTGGAAGCCGGTGAAGGAAACAAAAACTTGGCCGCTTTCCTCAAATTGGCTGACTCTATCCGCACCATGAAAGTTCGCGCCAATGCCGACACTGCTGAAGATGCTGCCAATGCCCGCAAATTCGGTGCGGAAGGTATCGGTTTATTCCGTATCGAACATATGTTCTATGGCAAAAACTCCGAAGCCCCGTTGTTCATCTTGCGCAAAATGATTTTGGCCGGCAGTGAAGAAGAACGCAAAGCCGCCGTTAAAGAGCTTTTCCCGTTCATGAAAAAATCCATCAAGGAAACCATTAAAGCGATGGCTCCGTACAGTGTCACCATTCGTTTGATGGATCCTCCCTTGCATGAATTCGTGCCGACCTTGTCTGCTAAACAACAAGAATTGGCTAAAGCCTTAAAGATTTCTATGCCCACGTTCCAAGAACGTGCCGCCGGCTTGCATGAAGTAAACCCGATGATGGGTCACCGCGGTATCCGCTTGGGTGTCACCTATCCGGAAATTACCGAAATGCAGTCTCGCGCTATCTTTGAAGCTGCTGCCGAATTGATTAAAGAAGGTGTAAAGGCTGTACCGGAAGTGATGATTCCGTTAACTTGTGATGTAAACGAAATCGTAAAACAAAAAGCCATTATTCGCCGCGTATATGAAGAAGTGGTAGCCAAAACGAAAGTAAAAAAATTAAACTACTCAGTCGGCACCATGATTGAAATCCCGCGTGCGGCGGTACTCGCTTATGAAGTAGCCGGCGAAGCCGACTTCTTCTCCTTCGGTACGAACGACTTGACCCAAATGACCTTTGGTTTCTCCCGCGATGATATTGGATCCTTCTTGCCTGAATATTTGAAACAAGGCATCTTAGAAGCCGATCCGTTCCAAACCTTGGATCAACGCGGTGTAGGTATGCTCATTCAACATGCCGTCACTGAAGGCCGCGAACAGAAACCGAATCTCAAAGTAGGTATCTGTGGTGAACATGGCGGTGACCCCGAAAGTGTGGAATTCTGCCATCGTGAAGGTTTTAGCTATGTTTCCTGCTCTGCCTTCCGCGTACCTATAGCCCGTTTGGCTGCTGCTCAAGCTGCTGCTAAAGACGTATTGGCTAAGAAAAAATAA
- the priA gene encoding primosomal protein N' produces MFCKVVFDVPLDRDFDYLVPAELESKVKAGVRVSAPFGRMLTTGLITAVSDTTSLPDNILMKEIACVLDEKPVFGSDLFSLAQFMKKTWGGPIGQILFALVPPQAFFKVNQPESLAEMKFLSAPFSFTDEQKKTLKQLSSYLNNGYHSALLSGPFKSGKTEVILTLVEEVLRGFGQALLTLPDVISAKNFAEILEKRFGKEYVFCWHSRMLLSQKKKIFSRVSNGLPCLIVSARSGGLLPFKNLRLAVMLEEENDNYKQEENKPYFHLRDLLNFRAKQHESLFIACSDTPSLDMLYCQQQKETEHFSFHKVFAEKDASFQWKITPKKGDKSCLLSDFLIQELSENLEQKKASLIILNRRGYSNAYYCLNCGTYAKCQGCGAILAWEKSAIGEDYLICKKCGKKYDLNQTCPKCQNKIFRSRGGGTQKIVSELNKLFPTMRVLRLDSDTLKKKDDQGHLATAMLDKGQADVVVGTRQALEVALSSRITLAAVADADLELDSPDFRSSEKFGQLLFKLKNLLSTRHNGRLIIQSSSADIYPFEALSEGYDTCAQEEMLARESFVYPPFIKLVKVLIKSKDPTLLKAETARLMSEAAPLVCETLGPVRTGKKTDVLKKQYLLFKTNPSQYEALISVLDRLNPSKQTDFKLVADPYDFY; encoded by the coding sequence ATGTTTTGTAAAGTTGTTTTTGATGTTCCCTTAGATAGAGATTTTGACTATTTGGTACCTGCCGAATTGGAAAGCAAAGTAAAAGCCGGTGTACGCGTGAGCGCTCCTTTTGGACGCATGTTAACGACCGGACTGATTACCGCCGTTTCCGACACTACTTCTTTGCCTGATAATATATTGATGAAAGAAATTGCTTGTGTTTTAGATGAGAAACCCGTTTTTGGTTCGGATTTGTTTTCTTTGGCACAGTTTATGAAAAAAACATGGGGTGGCCCTATCGGGCAAATTTTATTTGCATTGGTTCCCCCCCAAGCATTTTTCAAAGTGAATCAACCAGAATCTTTGGCAGAAATGAAGTTTTTATCTGCTCCCTTTTCTTTTACCGATGAACAAAAAAAGACTCTGAAACAACTATCTTCTTATTTAAATAACGGTTATCATAGCGCATTATTATCAGGTCCTTTTAAAAGTGGCAAAACGGAAGTGATTTTAACATTGGTAGAAGAAGTATTGAGAGGTTTTGGACAGGCTTTGCTTACTTTGCCTGACGTAATATCAGCTAAAAACTTCGCTGAAATATTGGAAAAAAGATTTGGAAAAGAATATGTTTTTTGTTGGCACAGTCGTATGCTGCTAAGCCAAAAGAAAAAAATTTTCTCACGTGTGTCCAATGGCCTGCCTTGTTTAATTGTTTCCGCACGATCCGGAGGCTTGTTGCCTTTTAAAAATCTTCGTTTGGCTGTTATGTTGGAAGAAGAAAATGATAATTACAAGCAAGAAGAAAATAAACCTTATTTTCATTTGAGAGATTTACTTAATTTCCGAGCGAAACAGCATGAATCTCTCTTTATTGCTTGTTCTGATACCCCTTCTTTAGATATGCTCTATTGCCAACAGCAAAAAGAGACGGAACATTTTTCTTTCCACAAAGTCTTTGCAGAGAAAGATGCTTCTTTTCAATGGAAAATCACTCCTAAAAAAGGCGATAAATCTTGCTTACTTTCGGACTTTCTAATCCAAGAATTAAGTGAGAATTTGGAGCAGAAAAAAGCCTCTTTGATTATTTTAAACCGTCGTGGATATTCCAACGCCTACTATTGTTTAAATTGCGGTACTTATGCCAAATGTCAAGGATGCGGTGCGATTTTGGCGTGGGAAAAATCTGCCATTGGGGAAGATTACTTAATTTGTAAGAAATGCGGTAAAAAGTATGATTTAAATCAAACCTGCCCGAAATGTCAAAATAAAATTTTTAGGTCACGCGGTGGCGGAACTCAAAAAATCGTTTCCGAACTGAACAAACTTTTCCCGACGATGCGTGTGTTGCGCTTGGATTCCGATACCTTGAAAAAGAAGGATGATCAGGGGCATTTGGCTACTGCTATGCTAGATAAAGGTCAGGCGGATGTTGTTGTGGGTACGCGACAGGCTTTAGAAGTAGCTTTGTCTTCTCGTATCACATTGGCGGCTGTGGCAGATGCAGACTTGGAGTTGGACAGTCCGGATTTCCGCTCATCAGAAAAATTTGGGCAGTTATTATTTAAACTTAAAAACCTTTTATCTACACGCCACAATGGTCGTTTGATTATTCAAAGTTCTTCTGCAGATATTTATCCGTTTGAGGCACTTTCAGAAGGATACGATACCTGCGCGCAAGAGGAAATGTTGGCAAGGGAGAGTTTCGTTTACCCACCTTTTATCAAACTCGTGAAAGTGTTAATTAAAAGCAAGGATCCAACCTTATTAAAAGCCGAGACCGCCCGCCTTATGAGCGAGGCTGCACCTTTGGTTTGCGAAACATTGGGGCCTGTTCGTACCGGTAAAAAAACAGATGTGCTAAAAAAACAATATCTTTTATTTAAAACCAACCCCTCACAATATGAAGCACTGATCAGCGTGTTGGACCGATTAAACCCCTCTAAACAAACTGATTTTAAATTAGTAGCAGATCCGTATGATTTCTATTAA
- the mltG gene encoding endolytic transglycosylase MltG: MKKRILLFSLFTVVIITAFALFIKLHYFQEGTAVVFEIKPGQTAGQVAYQLKQKGIIKSTTWFKLILRLSASASDLKAGKYDLRTNMPAESVLNCIKSGQCLHLTKLTTLEGWRSEEIAEMLAEKNITDPRVFLDIVRKRQLEGYLFPSTYHFSENTPAWAVIDAMVNQYNRKIKPLFKQYPTHLSEKEVLTVASIVEREAIFHDERPKIAAVYLNRLKIGKRLEADPTVQYALGFNFRENRYWKKGLTYRDLRNPSPYNTYRHGGLPPGPIANPSYESVKAVLNPQPDFDAIYFVADNTGRHDFSRTYNEHILKKNKYRRKK, translated from the coding sequence ATGAAAAAGCGCATACTTCTTTTTTCCCTGTTTACTGTCGTGATCATCACGGCGTTTGCGCTATTTATTAAATTACATTACTTTCAAGAGGGTACTGCGGTTGTTTTTGAAATCAAACCCGGTCAAACTGCCGGGCAAGTGGCCTATCAACTTAAACAAAAGGGTATTATTAAGAGCACCACTTGGTTTAAGTTGATTTTAAGGTTATCTGCCTCCGCCTCTGATTTAAAAGCCGGAAAATATGATTTGCGCACGAACATGCCTGCCGAGTCGGTATTAAACTGCATCAAAAGCGGTCAATGCCTGCATCTAACCAAACTGACTACATTGGAAGGTTGGAGAAGTGAAGAAATAGCGGAGATGTTGGCCGAAAAAAATATTACAGATCCTCGTGTTTTTTTGGATATTGTGCGCAAACGTCAATTGGAAGGATACCTTTTCCCTTCCACCTATCATTTTTCCGAAAACACCCCTGCATGGGCCGTAATTGATGCTATGGTAAACCAATACAACAGAAAGATAAAACCGCTTTTTAAACAGTATCCTACGCATTTATCGGAAAAAGAAGTATTGACTGTGGCATCTATTGTGGAGAGAGAAGCCATTTTTCATGATGAGCGTCCCAAAATTGCAGCTGTTTATTTAAACCGTTTAAAAATAGGAAAACGCCTTGAAGCGGACCCTACGGTACAATATGCGTTAGGTTTTAATTTTAGGGAAAACCGCTATTGGAAAAAAGGGCTGACCTACCGGGACTTAAGAAACCCCTCTCCTTACAATACGTATCGTCACGGCGGTTTGCCTCCGGGACCGATCGCCAACCCAAGTTATGAATCTGTAAAAGCGGTTTTAAACCCTCAGCCGGATTTTGATGCTATTTACTTTGTGGCTGACAACACCGGACGACATGATTTTAGCCGTACTTATAATGAACATATTTTAAAGAAAAATAAATATCGCAGAAAAAAATAA
- a CDS encoding tyrosine--tRNA ligase — protein MMTIEEQISFLTRGCVDIVNVEGLQKKLESGKKLKVKLGCDPTSADLHLGHSVALSLLRRFQDLGHTAVLVIGDFTAAVGDPSGRDSTRPVLGREQILENAKTYTDQAFKVLDPQKTEIRFNSEWLDPFVSGKELLQTLQKVTVAQVLERDDFKKRMAAGSPISMLEVLYSLFQGQDSVALKADVELGGTDQIFNLLVGRQLQKQNGQEPQVAITVPLLVGTDGVKKMSKSYGNYVGLNDAPNDMFGKLMSVSDELMLSYYELLTSEDLATVKTLHPMEAKKQLAGLLTQRFHGKEAALAARENFEKVFSKKENPDDMPVLKPQDAAMLSAVLFQAGAAQSKNKARALIEQGAVRLNGEKLLQDTPLSFKDGDVLQVGKRSFFKLSH, from the coding sequence ATTATGACGATTGAAGAACAAATTTCTTTTTTAACACGCGGTTGTGTAGACATCGTAAATGTTGAAGGACTACAAAAAAAGTTAGAAAGTGGTAAAAAACTAAAAGTTAAACTTGGCTGTGACCCTACCAGCGCCGATTTGCATTTGGGACACAGTGTGGCTCTTTCTTTGCTTCGTCGCTTTCAGGACTTAGGTCATACAGCGGTGCTAGTAATTGGGGATTTTACCGCCGCAGTAGGGGATCCCTCCGGCAGAGACTCAACCCGTCCGGTATTGGGCAGAGAACAAATTTTAGAAAATGCCAAAACCTATACGGACCAAGCCTTCAAAGTTTTAGATCCGCAAAAAACTGAAATTCGTTTTAACAGTGAATGGTTAGACCCTTTTGTCAGTGGGAAAGAATTGTTGCAAACCTTACAAAAAGTGACGGTTGCTCAAGTATTGGAAAGAGATGACTTTAAAAAACGTATGGCTGCCGGAAGTCCTATCAGCATGTTGGAAGTATTATACAGCCTGTTTCAAGGTCAAGATTCCGTCGCTTTAAAGGCCGATGTGGAACTTGGCGGGACGGACCAAATTTTCAACTTACTCGTCGGCCGTCAATTACAAAAACAAAACGGTCAAGAACCGCAAGTGGCTATTACCGTTCCGTTGTTAGTAGGTACGGACGGAGTGAAAAAGATGTCTAAATCTTATGGAAACTATGTCGGTTTAAATGACGCCCCCAACGATATGTTCGGTAAGTTAATGTCAGTTTCTGATGAATTGATGTTAAGTTATTATGAACTGTTAACATCTGAAGATTTGGCAACCGTAAAAACCTTACACCCGATGGAAGCCAAAAAACAATTAGCCGGTTTATTAACTCAGCGTTTTCATGGAAAAGAAGCGGCTTTGGCAGCGCGTGAAAATTTTGAAAAGGTATTTTCTAAAAAAGAAAATCCTGATGACATGCCCGTTCTCAAACCGCAAGATGCAGCGATGCTTTCTGCTGTTTTGTTCCAAGCCGGTGCTGCTCAAAGCAAAAATAAAGCCCGGGCTTTAATTGAGCAGGGGGCCGTTCGCTTAAATGGTGAAAAACTTCTACAAGATACCCCCCTCTCCTTCAAAGACGGTGATGTCTTGCAAGTAGGTAAAAGATCTTTCTTTAAACTCTCTCATTAA
- a CDS encoding UDP-N-acetylglucosamine--N-acetylmuramyl-(pentapeptide) pyrophosphoryl-undecaprenol N-acetylglucosamine transferase yields the protein MNKRFLIAAGGTGGHFYPGFSLGRLLNKQDCSVLFIVRKNDPAVRVLEEHKLKYQEIDFCAFPRTLNIFKYFSFLLKLCKALAHTKRLVEKFKPDVAVGTGGYVSFPLIFSAHLKGVKTAVHDSNTKIGLANKACSVFTDLFMLGLPVNKKIRHSQLVGTPIRPEFAEKVNKEKVLENLGLNPQYKTVLLFGGSQGAKALNFALIDAVKQLVAENEQIQFIHISGERWYQTITNRYGKTNRVLVLPYSNEIYDLIHACDLAVCRSGAGTLAELMYCQKPAILVPLPTAAANHQFYNAKVLQSVGCASLIEERGDLTKELYTVMDRILNAPNNSTLQNMKENFSKLDLPNPMTASERISEILKSL from the coding sequence ATGAATAAACGTTTCTTAATCGCTGCCGGCGGAACGGGGGGACATTTTTATCCCGGTTTTTCTTTGGGCCGCTTACTCAACAAACAAGACTGTAGTGTGTTATTTATCGTGCGCAAAAATGATCCTGCTGTTCGAGTTTTAGAAGAACACAAATTAAAATATCAAGAAATTGATTTTTGCGCATTTCCTCGTACGTTAAATATTTTTAAATATTTTTCTTTTTTACTAAAACTTTGTAAGGCACTGGCACACACCAAACGTTTGGTGGAGAAATTTAAGCCGGATGTAGCCGTCGGTACGGGGGGATATGTTTCTTTTCCTTTAATTTTTTCGGCTCATTTAAAAGGAGTTAAAACGGCTGTACATGATTCCAACACCAAAATCGGTTTGGCCAATAAGGCTTGTTCTGTTTTTACGGATCTGTTTATGTTAGGGCTTCCGGTCAATAAAAAAATTCGCCATAGCCAACTGGTAGGCACACCTATCCGTCCTGAATTTGCTGAAAAGGTAAATAAAGAAAAAGTGTTGGAGAATTTAGGGCTTAATCCGCAGTATAAAACGGTTTTGCTTTTTGGTGGAAGTCAGGGAGCAAAAGCCTTAAATTTTGCTTTAATTGATGCCGTCAAGCAGTTAGTAGCAGAAAATGAGCAAATCCAATTTATCCATATCAGTGGCGAACGCTGGTATCAGACCATTACCAATCGATATGGAAAAACAAACCGGGTCCTTGTATTGCCTTATTCCAATGAAATTTATGACTTAATTCATGCTTGTGATTTGGCGGTTTGTCGTAGTGGGGCGGGCACATTGGCGGAGCTGATGTACTGTCAAAAACCGGCTATTTTGGTTCCTTTGCCGACGGCGGCGGCCAATCATCAGTTTTATAATGCCAAAGTATTGCAAAGTGTGGGGTGCGCTTCTTTGATAGAGGAGAGAGGAGATTTAACAAAAGAACTTTATACGGTAATGGACCGCATTTTAAATGCTCCTAATAACTCTACTTTGCAAAATATGAAGGAGAACTTTTCTAAATTGGATTTACCCAATCCGATGACTGCTTCTGAAAGAATTTCAGAAATCTTAAAAAGCCTTTAA
- a CDS encoding DUF805 domain-containing protein, translating to MKKYINRVFSWNGEAGRKEMIGMSCICLLGPIGLAIALTVLNKVLTFLFEIPSFSSIINVLVFFLFILGVIGFLFVSARRLRNIGWPSFLAFVFLIASFIPFLGQILILLLWVLPAGKNKNPQPYSPTYFSVNIISSLSILLFPVVLLFLLTALAKYFPEKASQFPAVKKELQIQKDLKNQTLNNKYF from the coding sequence ATGAAAAAATATATCAATAGGGTTTTTTCTTGGAATGGAGAAGCTGGCCGAAAAGAAATGATCGGTATGAGTTGTATTTGTTTATTGGGTCCTATAGGATTAGCAATTGCTTTAACCGTTCTTAATAAAGTGTTAACGTTTTTGTTCGAAATTCCTTCTTTTTCTTCCATCATTAATGTTTTGGTATTTTTTCTATTCATATTGGGTGTAATTGGTTTTCTTTTTGTTTCTGCCAGAAGATTGCGCAACATCGGTTGGCCGTCTTTTCTTGCGTTTGTTTTTTTAATTGCTTCTTTCATACCTTTTTTGGGCCAAATACTCATCTTGTTATTATGGGTGCTGCCGGCCGGTAAAAATAAAAATCCCCAACCTTACTCTCCCACGTATTTTTCAGTAAATATTATCTCGTCTCTTTCGATATTGCTGTTTCCTGTAGTATTGCTTTTTCTATTGACTGCTTTGGCTAAATATTTCCCGGAAAAAGCAAGCCAATTTCCTGCTGTAAAAAAAGAATTACAAATACAAAAAGATTTAAAAAATCAAACATTAAATAATAAATATTTTTAG
- a CDS encoding uracil-DNA glycosylase, whose translation MKDSVRALAAEFKQFLSTRQEDDLTPAAFSQAAAHVSEPKAAPTTAESQPHLTIEFARVAKKSAPSTTSSAAAVASQSTPAAVEPVSDLSTSSKESSSMTAAEKQKILDQIAEEIKACRRCPLGSARLNAVPGEGKPNAALMFIGEGPGFDEDHKGRPFIGRAGQLLDKMIAAMGLKREDVFIANIAKCHPMVNPENPQAHGNDRAPNAGEIAVCRKFIERQIAAISPKYVVALGSVAAKALISDTNSLGALRGKFHTLHLDSVELKKPVKIIATYHPAALLRNPNWKKDAWADLQMVMAEMGLKRPQ comes from the coding sequence ATGAAAGATAGCGTGCGTGCTTTGGCAGCGGAATTCAAACAATTCCTCTCCACTCGGCAAGAAGACGATTTGACGCCGGCGGCCTTTTCTCAGGCCGCCGCGCACGTATCTGAGCCTAAAGCCGCACCTACTACTGCAGAATCTCAACCTCATTTAACTATTGAATTTGCCAGAGTTGCCAAGAAATCTGCACCATCTACCACTTCTTCTGCGGCAGCTGTTGCTTCTCAGAGCACGCCTGCGGCAGTTGAACCCGTTTCTGATTTATCTACTTCAAGTAAGGAGTCTTCTTCCATGACTGCTGCAGAAAAGCAAAAAATTTTAGACCAAATTGCCGAAGAAATAAAGGCTTGTAGACGTTGCCCATTGGGTTCTGCGCGCTTGAATGCAGTGCCGGGAGAAGGGAAGCCGAATGCCGCCTTAATGTTTATTGGAGAAGGGCCTGGTTTTGATGAAGACCACAAAGGACGTCCGTTTATTGGACGGGCGGGGCAATTGCTCGATAAAATGATAGCGGCTATGGGTCTTAAGAGAGAAGATGTGTTTATTGCCAATATTGCTAAGTGTCACCCGATGGTAAATCCGGAAAATCCGCAAGCGCATGGTAATGACCGCGCACCCAATGCCGGCGAAATAGCCGTTTGTCGCAAATTTATTGAAAGGCAAATTGCTGCGATCTCTCCTAAGTATGTAGTGGCTTTGGGAAGCGTGGCCGCTAAAGCATTGATTAGCGATACGAACTCTCTGGGGGCATTACGCGGTAAATTTCACACCTTACACTTAGACAGTGTAGAACTAAAAAAACCTGTCAAAATTATCGCCACTTATCACCCTGCTGCTTTGCTGCGCAATCCGAATTGGAAGAAAGATGCTTGGGCGGATTTGCAAATGGTTATGGCAGAGATGGGACTGAAACGTCCGCAATAG